CTGATTGGAATGAGCAGACACCTGATGAAATTATACACAAGTACGATATGGTGACGGTACTAGCTGACTACAGCGAGGATATGGGTGTCACTGTTGCTCCTCTTGTGAAGGTGGTCGGGTTCAAAACAGTATTTTGTTCAAATTTGGACCCTGAATTGATCAAGAGAATACCTAAGGAAGAGATGTTCCGATTTTCTCATCAGGTCCCAAACCATTTACTTTCTGGCCAAGAAGCTCAAAACGCCCCCAAAGATTGCCTAGAGCTGGATCCTGCAGCTACTCCGCTGGAACTTCTTCAGGTGATAGCTGGGACCAATGAGGCATCAATCAATGAAGCTGAATAAAGAAAGTTCAGAAGACGGAGAGCTCGACGTCTCTTTCCCCCAACTCCAAGAATGAAGACATCGCTTTCACTTCACAGCCATAGGAAATGATAAAGAGATGTGCATACCACTTCTGATTCTGTCGTCTTTAATATCGGAACGCTCCCCATTGAAGACCAGACATATATTTTCAAGTTCAGTAGAATTTAATATAATGTAAGCAGCACAGCTTATCTTGGCATCCTTTTGGCTTAGAAAATACCCTTTTCCTTCTGTATAAACTTTGTTTTGCTGCATCTTGGAGTCAACTCATTTACCTTCGAAGGGGTGGGTATTTTGCCAGCATCCAACGCAATGATTGAATACATATGGTCCATATTTATTAgcctaatattttttttaccgtatgtacaataattttttttaattattttgatttatgttcaaataaaattaaatattataatgataaaaaataaagaaagatcatacaataatttaaattaattatatttatatgaagattaaatcataattttaaaatttatcaaaaaaatataatttgaaataaaaaaaccaaattgTAATTTGTATATATTTCGACAATTTTACAGAAAAAAGACagatgctttttttttttgtctgtcAAGAGATTCTTTATATATAAGTAACagatattaatatttgaatttctaatattaatataaatctaaggtaataatttattattaggTTGCTATTTcctaaaaacaaaaacaaacttGTATCAAATTATTCAATACAATCTCCCAAAAAAGTTACAAGTAccttatatatcattaaaatcacgagtacaaataatatttttaaaatattaataattcaattttcttttagtATCAAAGCATCGTCCAAGCAAGATTAGATTATATAAAGGTCTCGACAACGCAAGACAAGCAACAGCATAATTCATCCCCAGTTTTCATGAAAACCAAATCAAAGCACAAGTTTCTCTATGGTTTCCAAAGTGGAACACAAGATCCATGTACATTCTTATTGCCTTTCACTTCATGCaaaaatggaagaaaatgtTGATGCCCTAACCAACAAGAACATCCTTGTAAGGGGTTGTAGTCACGCCCGACTGCCCCTCCTCGATGGCAGCTGGTCTTTGCTGCCTCCACTGTTCTTCTCTAACTTGTGGCACCTGCCTCTCTCTCGGTTGCCCCTCATCCCTATCTATTGGCCTCTGTTGCCTCTGCTGTTCTTCTCTGATGAGTGGCACTTGCCCCTCTCTTATGCGAACCAAACGGTCTTGTGCGCCACCCCGCAGCTTCTCTAGTCTTGGTTCACTACCATGTTGCATCTCAAAAACTTTTAGGACGTTTGCCACGCCCCCAAGAAAAAGTAATATGCTTCCGGATACACACAACCAAATCCATGATTCACCCTGCACCCATTTGTCTCATTTTAGAAGTCGATTAATTATTCAGTCCATACATTGAGCAGCCTCAACAACTAGTGTCTTAAAAAGTGTTAAAACACTTGATCAAGAAACTCGTGTACATCAATCAGCCTTCATTTTTTTCAGTAACGATTAATATAACTGAGACTCGTACCGAACACACAACAGTTTCTAGGTGGCTTTCACCGCCTCAGGAGGGAGGATGAAACAGGGTTTAATAGTTGATCTAAAATTACTTTCGACTCGGAAGTTCTAATCGCATTGCGTCACAACACGACACGAAAATGTCAGTGGGAAATCATTTCATATTGTACACAAAAGTAAAAGTTGAGAAATCTAGTAAACATTCAAATTTAAAGTTCAAGCTACACAAATAGACATGGCTTCCACACAAAACTTGAcgtaaaaatgcaatttttcacaAAGGTGGACATATGAGACGAGAGCAGGTCAGCATAAATGAACAGAATATCACAAGCATATTCAATCGTTTCAACTAAGGGAATAAACTACCAGAAGATCCAAGCCACGGCGATCGTAACCAATCTGCTCTCGGCTGTTGATAATACCTCCGACTAGGAACAACAAGCTCGCCATCATGAATGGAATATGAACACTCTCCTGCAAGATCTGAACAGTCCCGTCCGCTCTCTCATAGAATTGACAGGAGTTTTGGATGGATCCAAGCAACCATAGAACTGGACCAGCAATAAGCATGTTTAAAGCATGTAGTTCCAACTTATTATAGTCGTATCCTTTTCCTGCCTGTCAAAAAATGCACAGGGAAAATTgccattattattaaataaaacagAGTCTTTTGTAGTTTGAAAGAAGTATTTTTGGAACATAAAAAATTGATCTTGACACCAAAACTGCATGTACTCAAGGCCCCTCAACCTTGTATCAATATAGCATAGATAAGGCACAGTCAACATTATATTATAAACTCCAAAAGTATCGAATGGAAATACCTTTGATTCACTCGAAAATTTGGTaaagaacaaaaaaacaaatattcatcagtacattattatcataaatggccttaattcaaaatattttacaattttagtaTGAAAAAGACAAATTACAAACAAAAGATATACGTGAAATTTGACTATACATATGAATAAAATAGCAAAGATACATCATACCGATTAATCAAGAATGATTTTCCctgaataatattatttaaatcctcgtattttctatttattatcCAGTCATTCGTCATCCAATCCACGAGTTAATTCCGAAATGGAAGATTGAATCAAAACCAGGAAATCAGATAACTAACATTTTGCGTGAATGGGAGGAATAAGCTGGAGGGTTTAACTCCAAATTTAACCCATCGAAATTAAAAGATACCCAGCAGGTAACAGGTAATAAGCACAATACCTGAATGAATAGAAAAAGAGTGgccaagaaaaaaagaagagtgCCGATAGCAAAAATCAACGGCCCGGAAAATTCCACGAGCCCCAACTGCAAATCGAACTCCATCAACGGCAACCTGTAATCGATTCCCGCGAGATGCGCGACCAGATCATGCACGTTCACCAATAAAATTATCAACAAACCTATCATTGCCAAAACCAGCCCGTATCGAGCCTGGCTTGTCCACAGGCTCGCGAATCCACACACAAGCACGATCGTCGCGAAGACGTACAGGCCGGCGTTTATATATTCCGATCTGTTCCGAGCCCATCTCGGGCCGTACATTCGTATTTCCCTGGCCGACGCAAGCTTCACCATTTTCGCTAAGAAAACAACGGAAAAGAAGTTACAATGGTGTGCGATTTCTAGATTCGACTGAGGATTTCGGCAGCATTTTTGAAGCAGCCATGTGTAGGGGTACGGGTGATGAGGTGTGAGACAGAGTAACGAGGTTGGGCACGTGGCTTCGTGCATGTCCTCCATGCAATCTCACTTTGGTAGAAAATTGTGGTAAATTATTTTCACtttagattatttatttaatttaatttaatattaaaaaagtCATTTAATCTAGGCTGTCACGTGTGTATACACTGTCCGAACAAATGTTTCATCTAGATCATGCACAAAGCACAAGACCTTCTAGCAAGTTATTGTTCGTTGTTTCATGTTTGATcgtataaaaaatattgagttatatatatagaaatttgatatatatatttttttagagttGAGTGacgttcaaattttaattttaaaataatattagagACTTTTAATCTATCGTTATGTGCTGGACTCTTCATAGTTAGATAACCGTTATGTGTTAGATTGTGTATATTTAAGTCATTCCTTCTGCTTATACTTGGACCACTTGTAAAattcacgtttcatatgttcaTTTTTTAGACGTAAAGATAGTGTGTTCGTTGTCCAACATCAGTtcgataaaatataatatatgaacTTAATAATCGTTCCCCTTTAAACtaacttttgagtttaaattATATCCAAATTTTAATCTTAACCCTGACACCAAGcataaattcaaattcaaattcaaattcaaattcgtACATGAGTCAAAAGAATAATTTTTCAATTCTAAATAgtaaatttgtttttcattgaataaaaaacaacataaaaatcaCATTATCTttataaaatacaaatatatttaatacaaTGGCATTATTGTTCCTAGTTTGTGATTACatttatttacaaataaataagaaTCAAATTATTATAATCTACACAATCCCCTACACTGACAAATAATGACTGTTTTGGTAAAACAAAAAAGTTGTTAAGGATGTAATTTATGCAAGGAAAACTTTTGAATTTTCtcaattttactaaaatttaaaatttcctaaTGGAAATCGAAAAAAAGACCTTAATTGTGTTGCTTACATTCGATAATAACTAATTCCAATCGtatctcattaattaattaactatcaTATCAATATGGTATTCATCTGCGAATTCGAATAACATAACAAATAAATCGACTCGAATTCAATACCAAACCACCCGAATTTCCCATTACTATCATAGTAGAATAATTAAACGCGGTACTTTAGATTTGGGGAATACTTGATATTTGTTTAAGCTTGAATATTAATATTgcataaataattttcaaacattatttatttattcgatattgtaatataatcatattttcatacttCAACATGTCTGAAGCGTCAACTGTACTCGTCAGTACTAAGTACGACGCGTTGCGTGGTTTGAAGTGGAATTTCTTTTGTCACTATAATTTATTGcacaattaatatatataatttagttgGATCCCATATCTtatcttaatttattttattttattttattcacaaAATATACTTTTCCACTACAGGTCATTTGTCAGCTGTCTTTTCAatcaagagtaggtctcttgtgagacgatctcgtgAATCTTTATCAgtaagacgagtcaaccctaccgatatttacaataaaaaataatattcttagtataaaaaataatattttttcatgaatgacccaaataagagatctgtctcacaaaatacgacccgtgagaccatctcacacaagtttttgccttcaaACCAATATACATCGAGTTATCTATAATTTAATTcacattattaataataattattatcgacttctatttttttttaattttttccaaaaGGCAACTTTGTTCTTTTCTGAAATAGTAATCCTCTATATtcgaccaaatttttttttttaaaaaaaaaagcgtGGAAAGGTGaaactttattatatatttttttaaaaaaaaaactgcataaaattgttatttaatatatttatatttaaaagaataatttattcttgattgtttatgtattttatattgtaCGAAGTGTGACTTAATTTAGATCGTGTTGGCATGTAGTGATATGCGTTGAATGGTCACCACTACCGAGTAAATTGGTTCAAACCCAATTCTTATTGACCAAAAACTGAGAAAATAAATGGttccatttaattaataagtCAGTCAAATTTCATTGTCGTTCTTCTTCTCCTCGTGTCATCTCCTGAGTTTTCCCGTTCAAACCAAGCAAAGTTCTCATATATAATGACaccattttctattttttttcccttaC
Above is a genomic segment from Primulina huaijiensis isolate GDHJ02 unplaced genomic scaffold, ASM1229523v2 scaffold42007, whole genome shotgun sequence containing:
- the LOC140969496 gene encoding uncharacterized protein, with amino-acid sequence MVKLASAREIRMYGPRWARNRSEYINAGLYVFATIVLVCGFASLWTSQARYGLVLAMIGLLIILLVNVHDLVAHLAGIDYRLPLMEFDLQLGLVEFSGPLIFAIGTLLFFLATLFLFIQAGKGYDYNKLELHALNMLIAGPVLWLLGSIQNSCQFYERADGTVQILQESVHIPFMMASLLFLVGGIINSREQIGYDRRGLDLLGESWIWLCVSGSILLFLGGVANVLKVFEMQHGSEPRLEKLRGGAQDRLVRIREGQVPLIREEQQRQQRPIDRDEGQPRERQVPQVREEQWRQQRPAAIEEGQSGVTTTPYKDVLVG